The Pelagibacterium halotolerans B2 genome has a segment encoding these proteins:
- a CDS encoding MurR/RpiR family transcriptional regulator, protein MKQTLPKTFLGRIRAALPELHPAERRLGEFLCDFPGELASYDAQELARLANVSKATVSRFVRRLDYASYDEARRHAREDQRSGSRLFLSHPGDTHPEASLLAAIEQSKANLDQTFTTIPQAEIDAMAKAMLGARKVWIVGFRASHPLADYLRWQLTQVIENVVAIPGGGETLGEHLASVSADDCVVVFGLRRRVAGMEALLDYLAASRAPLAYVTDEGLEPDRRARWHLRCHTASSGPLFNHVSVMALCHVLIARTIDLSASTGRARLRRIEAANDSLNEL, encoded by the coding sequence GTGAAACAGACATTGCCGAAGACTTTCCTCGGTCGCATTCGTGCCGCACTGCCTGAGTTGCATCCTGCCGAACGACGGTTGGGCGAATTCCTCTGCGACTTTCCCGGCGAACTGGCGAGCTATGATGCCCAGGAACTGGCGCGACTGGCTAATGTCTCCAAGGCCACTGTGTCGCGCTTCGTGCGTCGGCTGGATTATGCCAGCTACGACGAAGCGCGGCGTCATGCCCGTGAAGACCAACGGTCTGGGTCACGCCTGTTTCTCAGCCATCCTGGCGACACGCATCCCGAAGCATCGCTGCTGGCAGCTATTGAACAGAGTAAAGCCAACCTCGACCAGACGTTCACGACCATACCCCAGGCCGAGATCGATGCGATGGCCAAGGCCATGCTTGGCGCGCGCAAGGTTTGGATCGTGGGCTTCCGTGCCAGCCATCCGCTGGCCGACTATCTGCGCTGGCAACTGACCCAGGTCATCGAAAATGTCGTGGCGATCCCGGGTGGTGGCGAAACGCTGGGGGAGCATCTGGCGAGCGTCTCCGCCGATGATTGCGTTGTTGTCTTTGGGTTGCGCAGGCGTGTCGCGGGCATGGAAGCCTTGCTGGACTATCTGGCCGCGAGCAGGGCGCCGCTGGCCTATGTGACCGATGAGGGACTGGAGCCCGATCGTCGCGCACGCTGGCACCTGCGTTGCCATACGGCCTCGAGCGGCCCGCTGTTCAACCATGTCTCGGTGATGGCCCTGTGCCATGTGCTGATTGCACGCACTATCGACCTGTCGGCCTCAACCGGCCGAGCCCGGCTACGCCGTATCGAAGCGGCCAATGACAGTCTCAACGAGCTCTGA